The segment aaactttGTTATAACTTTTATACAAATTTACAAAGACTTTgaaacaaattttgttttttaaaataaaatgtataagCACTTTaactaaacaaaacaaatttatagttgaaaattaaataaataagttttttagaatattagtTGTGACATTAATCGAGATTATAATTATAGCTTGTACATGCTTTTCACTCTCAAAACAATTATCTAGCTCTCCTCTACCTCATAAATAAGGTTTATGTTGCCTCAAGAACTCGGGACAGTTCGAGCTAAATCTTAAAGAAAGCAATAGTGTTGTTTGGCAAGCccaacaacaaataaaaatgaaacaaaatgaatCATATTCATGAAACTACGAGTACATGTCTCTGTTTGTACAAAATTTAAACACatatcaaacataaaattctATATACACGTCGAGAAGCTAAACCCTAACGTAGAGTATGCCAAAATTATGCATCCACATGATCCAGTGACCATTATTATATGCATATTTCACAGATAAAGATTCATCAAAGAGAAACTTACATTGGCTTCACCAGGTTTTATTCCAATGTCAATAACAGACCAGATAGCTAGCATGTAGTCCTGTACAGCAGCTCAACAAGTTGCGTGAACTGACTGTCTTGAATATCCACACAAACTTGGAGGTATAGGATATGTGGAAGAAAAAGTACACGGGATGCAGAGTGATGATGAAGTAAAATACTTTTCCTCCTTTGACACCCCCAATTATGCAATCTTTATTCTGCACCACATCACCTTATACTAGTtgttgttaggaatcacgactctctacaatggtatgatattgtatactttgaaaataaacttttatggctttgcttttggtttctccaaaaggtctcgtatcaataaaaatgtattccttacctataaactcataatcattcccttAATCAGTCAATATATGACTCCCatcaacaatcttcaacagaTGTTTGGGATAAGccatgaaatttgaaatttgagtaaTTCTTATTCGTAGTTAGATTGTGAAAACTAAGTGTTTGAAAAGTTTATATAGAGATCAATAAAATCACGATAAACAAGTATCAAAGTACATTACTTTGGTCCTTGTAATCTTTGTAGGGTTCTTGTGTTTTCCTATTTTGAAGACGTCCATTTTAGTCACTACACATTCaacttttgttcattttaatCCTTTACTAATAGAGATTAACAtggacacattttaaaattaaactagaGACTTGAatgaacattttaaaagtaCCCGACCAAATCGACGAACAAAACTAgaatttaaactattttagtTGCGCTATAAACTAATGGGTGAGCAAATTTGAGTTTCATTAGTCAATGCTGTGAAAAATGGTTATGAAAAGGCATCACTAGTCCTTACCTCTGTGGTGAAAGTAACTTGCCCAGTTAGAGCATCGAACTTGACCTCCGTCTCTGTTAAAGTGATAGAAACTGATGCAGAAGAAGAGAacaaatttcagaaaatttaAGACTATTCGTTTACATTAACTGCAAAAGGAAGAATTCAAGTTACCTAACTCATCGGGGAGGATAACCAAGTCAGACACGATATTTATGAACTCCGTTGAACGAATTGCAACAAAAACTCCGTAATCAATTGGGCTGATATCAATATTTTGGGCATGTGACAATACCAATGCAGAGTATTGCAGATATCCAGTATCTGAAATCAGAATTAACAGTTTAAAAATTGAATCGATGGTAGAAATGTATCAAATAATGCACAATTACAGACCGGAGAGAAAATGATTC is part of the Cucurbita pepo subsp. pepo cultivar mu-cu-16 chromosome LG12, ASM280686v2, whole genome shotgun sequence genome and harbors:
- the LOC111807509 gene encoding uncharacterized protein LOC111807509 isoform X1 produces the protein MFTIHVDTVYDLRLAVLPLATLCDEAHIKCSREKLSIIVVSSPYPFVASLRMLPTFFTSFLLHPDGDNFEEHRYKFLLQLFATNISNMYSEDLSMTIYIGGNQRLAPLKFEDPHTGYLQYSALVLSHAQNIDISPIDYGVFVAIRSTEFINIVSDLVILPDELVSITLTETEVKFDALTGQVTFTTENKDCIIGGVKGGKVFYFIITLHPVYFFFHISYTSKFVWIFKTVSSRNLLSCCTGLHASYLVCY